From Camelina sativa cultivar DH55 chromosome 5, Cs, whole genome shotgun sequence:
GTGAAGTTGGTTCAGGTACAACTTGTAGCTTCTGGTATGATAATTGGACGAATCTGGGACCTCTCTTAGATATCATTGGGGAGTTGGGACCAAGGATAACCGGGTTGCATAAGAATGCGACAGTCTCAGAAGCTATAAGGAATGGTGGTTGGTGGATATCTACTAGCAGGAGCAGAAATCATATTATCCAACTCCTGAAACATTGTTTACCTAACCCTGTTGGTGTTGATTTGCAGGGAAATACCACTGATGATACTTATTTGTGGAAGGTAGGTGAGAGTGAGCCCTCAACCAAGTTCTCCACTGCGAAAACATGGCTGTTTTTAAATCCGGTGGGACAGAGAGTCGACTGGTGTCAGGCTGTTTGGTTTAAAGGGAGGATTCCAAGACATGCTTTCATCTCTTGGGTCAACTCCCGGGGCCGGCTTCCAACAAAAGATCGTCTCATTAGCTGGGGTTTGAATGTCTCACCACTCTGTCTCCTCTGTAATGCTCATGATGAATCAAGACAACATCTGTTCTTTGATTGCTCGGTTGCCTCTGAAGTGTGGTCTTATTTCACTTCGAAGGCTAATGTCTCTGCTCCAACTTCTTTTGAAGCTACTCTTACTTGGCTAAAGAATCCTTGTCCGGACAACAATGTGGCGTTGATTCTTCGTCTAGCATATCAAGCAACAGTATACTCTGtatggaaagaaagaaactctCGGCTTCACAACGCCATATCCAAGTCAATACCAGCGCTAATCCTAGAAGTCAAGAGCGTCATTCGGTGTCACTTGGACCCTCTATCTCGAGCCCAGCGAATTTCCTCACCGGCGGATTCCTTCCTCGTTTTATGGTTTGGAATGTttcattaagtattaagtttgtaactccctttatttatttacttgcTGTAGGTGTATCTCTTTTGGAGGCAGTTTTCGTAAAAGGGTTCCAACCCCCTTTGGATATCTATAACGAAggtatgtgttaaaaaaaaaaaaaaaaaaactatgtaaaaatatatttattttaatcttatatttgtagtttttgggACAACCCGCCAACCGCAGACATACCTTGCTAAAATCCGTAATCTCGATAGACTTAATTGTAAAGACCATCTTTTAACGGTACACCACAGCcctatattttctatataaattatatctttagaaatttattacttttagtatagaaatttattactttttagtataaaataCTGATGGTCGTAGCGATGGATTAttgacattttaaatttataagaatatcGATCATAATCCAtcccataataatttaaatttattaaagtttattaaataatatatttaaaacatttattaaaattaattgctATACAGAAATCTGACTGTTTAggaatttaagatttttttgttttatgtatttttagggattttatttgGTAGTGTTACTTTAAATCttgttatagattaaatattttacatttagtagaggaactctttagattttctatatattaaagacTGGAAAATCTGGAagaattttcttttgaatttaaaaatttgaagtaaTTGAATATGATTGATTGAAATGAATATAGAATAAAagcaaaaattttgtttagttttgcagAAAATTAGGTTCTGAGTGggataatttaagaaaattatactgGATTGATAAGagaatatttaattctttttgtgtCGGAAGGGCATATTTAATTAACAtaccattttttgtttatttcaattttttgttttattttttaaaaaagtattttaatgGTAATGACATTGGTTGTAAATACTTTTGAACTTCAAGCCTTATTCTCAAAAatgctgtgaaaataataatatagattaataCATATATCATGTACACAGCATAAAATTCATTCGTGTACATGTACATGTatacatttattatatacatacgTACATAGCATAACATATACATGCATGTACATGCATCTCATCTGGTTTGGGTCACTAAAAAGTATATTCACGATTGGATGGTATCCCTTCGATACCAGAACAAGCCACACCTTAGAGCATATTTACTGGcaggtaaatatatatatatataatatatatatatgtgaaaaaaaaatatataatatatatatatatatataataatgtgaaaggaaggaaaaagaagaggacCGATTTTTGCAATGCTTCCATAAGAAACGTTACTTTCTTCTAAGTGGACAGCTGTAGTTTTTTTAGTGGATactgttaataaaaaataataaatatatatatatacaattaaatttttttttttttaaagataaccTTTAATGGATTACTCCGCTGGTGATGGTCTTATGAGCCTTTTTCAACGTTGATTCCATGCCTGAGGGGTTTGGGATCACCTAAGTGTCACGTTGGTCGTTGGTCATATCCAAAATATAACAATTCTCATAGATTGAGTTTCAGTTGTATCAGATGCATAGTGCTCTAGAATGATTGCATTGATAATCATGTGTTGAGTAAAGGTTGGAGGATTTAATTTGGATGGTATGGACGGAAAATTCT
This genomic window contains:
- the LOC109132917 gene encoding uncharacterized protein LOC109132917 — encoded protein: MLVAYFQNLLGTQSSGVSPFPVEDIGNLTTFRCTPTLMEQLLRTPTDEEIRDTIASMPKSKAPGPDGFPVEFLWEAWDIVGKDTVDAVKDFFCPRYRSDDSIPTNLVLFDSLQECSPRSWIWRNLCKLRGIARPFIICEVGSGTTCSFWYDNWTNLGPLLDIIGELGPRITGLHKNATVSEAIRNGGWWISTSRSRNHIIQLLKHCLPNPVGVDLQGNTTDDTYLWKVGESEPSTKFSTAKTWLFLNPVGQRVDWCQAVWFKGRIPRHAFISWVNSRGRLPTKDRLISWGLNVSPLCLLCNAHDESRQHLFFDCSVASEVWSYFTSKANVSAPTSFEATLTWLKNPCPDNNVALILRLAYQATVYSVWKERNSRLHNAISKSIPALILEVKSVIRCHLDPLSRAQRISSPADSFLVLWFGMFH